Proteins from a genomic interval of Clostridium sp. AN503:
- a CDS encoding autorepressor SdpR family transcription factor, whose amino-acid sequence MGFAETFKALSDPTRREILNLLRDGPLAAGAIVEHFDMTGATISHHLSILKQAGIIDDEKRGKYIYYYLNTSVLDDVLSWMISLKGDDSHEK is encoded by the coding sequence ATGGGATTTGCAGAAACATTTAAGGCTCTATCAGACCCAACCCGGCGGGAGATCCTGAATCTGTTGAGAGACGGGCCGCTTGCAGCCGGAGCGATCGTGGAACATTTTGATATGACAGGAGCCACCATCTCCCACCATCTGTCCATCCTGAAACAGGCAGGGATCATAGATGACGAGAAACGTGGGAAGTATATTTATTATTATTTAAACACTTCAGTTCTGGACGATGTTTTGAGCTGGATGATTTCACTGAAAGGAGACGATTCTCATGAAAAATAA
- a CDS encoding SdpI family protein, whose amino-acid sequence MKNKKLRAINYGISLLVLICILFIYPHLPAEIPTQWGFDGHVSYGPKRTIWTITGMLVCFSFLYDYLPYIDPRRKNYQKFGAVYDYFCVGMQVFLTITVGIIVSESFHPGRINASKIVLLMLSILFLCIGNFMPKIQSNFFMGIKTPWTLSNEDIWRKTHRLGGKLYVGSGIIILLSALFLPMQITVVILMVLVFGSTAAVYIASYLWWRRLGKEE is encoded by the coding sequence ATGAAAAATAAAAAGCTTCGGGCCATCAATTACGGGATCTCCCTGCTGGTCCTGATATGCATCCTCTTCATCTACCCGCATCTGCCCGCTGAAATCCCTACCCAGTGGGGCTTTGACGGGCATGTGAGCTATGGTCCCAAAAGAACCATCTGGACCATAACCGGGATGCTTGTGTGTTTTTCTTTTTTATATGACTACCTTCCCTATATTGATCCCCGGAGAAAAAATTACCAGAAATTCGGGGCAGTATACGACTATTTCTGCGTCGGGATGCAGGTTTTCCTGACGATCACTGTGGGGATCATTGTCAGCGAGAGCTTTCACCCCGGCAGGATCAACGCCAGCAAGATCGTGCTTTTGATGTTGTCCATCCTGTTCTTGTGCATCGGGAACTTCATGCCCAAGATACAGAGTAACTTTTTCATGGGTATCAAAACGCCGTGGACCCTCAGCAATGAGGATATCTGGCGCAAGACCCACCGGCTTGGCGGCAAGCTGTATGTAGGCAGCGGTATCATCATCCTGCTGTCCGCCCTGTTTCTGCCAATGCAGATCACCGTGGTCATTCTGATGGTGCTGGTATTCGGCTCGACTGCCGCAGTCTATATTGCATCCTACCTGTGGTGGCGAAGGCTGGGTAAGGAAGAGTAA
- a CDS encoding substrate-binding domain-containing protein, with protein sequence MKKTLAMILTMGMIAASLTACGGSNAETKAATEAATTAGSASDQAADEAGSEAGNTTAAEAGNGAGAAKGPITVVSREDGSGTRGAFIELFGIEEKNDAGEKVDNTTEDAEITNSTSVMMTTISGNDEAIGYISLGSLNDTVKAVKIDGAEATVDNIKSGAYKISRPFNIATKEGLSDVAADFIKYIMSEDGQKVVEENGYISQGNEGAYTASGLKGKVVVAGSSSVSPVMEKLKEAYVALNPDVTVEVQQSDSTTGMTSAIEGVCDIGMASRELKESETSAGLTPSVIAMDGIAVIVNNDSPVQELTSDNVKSIFTGEVTDWEDVK encoded by the coding sequence ATGAAAAAGACATTGGCAATGATTTTAACCATGGGGATGATCGCAGCCAGCCTGACCGCATGCGGCGGCAGCAATGCAGAGACGAAAGCAGCAACCGAGGCGGCAACGACGGCAGGCAGTGCGTCAGATCAGGCAGCGGATGAGGCTGGTAGCGAGGCGGGAAACACCACGGCAGCAGAAGCGGGGAATGGAGCCGGAGCTGCAAAAGGACCGATCACGGTGGTATCCCGCGAGGACGGGTCCGGCACCAGAGGCGCCTTCATCGAGCTGTTCGGCATCGAGGAGAAAAATGATGCGGGAGAGAAGGTGGACAACACCACAGAGGATGCAGAGATCACCAACAGCACCTCGGTCATGATGACCACGATTTCCGGTAATGATGAGGCGATCGGATATATTTCCCTCGGTTCTTTAAATGATACCGTAAAAGCGGTAAAGATTGACGGCGCAGAGGCGACCGTGGACAATATCAAGTCCGGCGCGTATAAGATCTCCCGTCCGTTCAACATTGCGACGAAGGAAGGCTTAAGCGATGTGGCGGCAGACTTCATCAAATACATCATGAGTGAGGATGGACAGAAGGTTGTAGAAGAAAACGGGTATATCAGCCAGGGGAATGAGGGCGCTTACACCGCGTCCGGCTTAAAGGGCAAGGTTGTAGTAGCAGGTTCCTCCTCCGTAAGCCCGGTCATGGAGAAGCTGAAGGAAGCGTATGTGGCTCTGAACCCGGATGTGACTGTCGAGGTGCAGCAGTCTGATTCCACTACAGGTATGACTTCCGCTATCGAAGGCGTATGTGACATCGGCATGGCATCCAGGGAGCTGAAGGAGAGCGAGACCAGCGCAGGTCTGACCCCATCCGTGATCGCCATGGACGGTATTGCAGTGATCGTAAACAACGACAGCCCGGTGCAGGAGCTGACCAGCGATAACGTAAAATCCATTTTCACCGGCGAAGTGACTGATTGGGAAGATGTGAAATAA
- a CDS encoding AAA family ATPase translates to MRLLDLHIDGFGKFHDRTVKFEDGMNIVYGKNEAGKSTLHTFIRCMLFGLERGRGRASRNDLYSRCEPWQNKAAYGGQLRLEKNGIIYRIERNFQKDQRSLTVINETAGREVEPTKSFMDSLLGGLTETTYNNTISIGQLKSATDGGMVAELRNYIANMNTSGNMALNITKATAYLKARRKDFERQLDAEAARNYTSLLGEIRNIEKEIASPEYENQLKAYQDMRSQVKNLLMEKQEEREALLQKIAKGRQALSGAQFTDEASITAYRDEAKNTYAEYCNVKTASEKKSRTVFAMIAFLFGILLGGAAVVMTLQNAGRLVWLTPDVMSDAMLPSASNASMTAAVGSFGSFLAGGAGILPMVSAILALLFAITGIALLLKNKSLKKEVAMVSKILQEIFSRHLGDSAISDEAMSAFEARMTEFLRLSQVLERSEASVAEQAAEIASLQERETNCDDVISKQQRTQWELEKKLDHLTHCKDQVEALKRILTENERIREEITAIDLALDTMTELSATIRDSFGLYLNKTASDLIDGITGGIYNSMSVDENLNIFMNTRTKLVPVDQVSSGTMDQVYLALRLAAARLIQPEGDQMPLIFDDSFVLYDDERLRTALKWLAGAYSTQIIIFTCHRREAQMLTANQIGYHLINM, encoded by the coding sequence ATGCGATTACTGGATTTACATATTGACGGTTTCGGTAAATTCCATGACCGCACCGTCAAATTTGAAGATGGCATGAACATCGTGTACGGCAAAAATGAAGCCGGCAAGTCCACACTCCATACCTTCATCCGTTGTATGCTGTTTGGCCTGGAGCGCGGACGGGGACGCGCCTCCAGAAATGACCTGTACAGCCGCTGTGAGCCATGGCAGAACAAGGCCGCCTACGGCGGGCAGCTCCGGCTGGAGAAAAACGGGATCATTTACCGCATCGAGAGGAATTTTCAGAAGGACCAGAGATCCCTTACCGTCATCAATGAGACTGCCGGCAGGGAAGTGGAACCCACCAAAAGCTTCATGGATTCTCTGCTTGGCGGGCTGACAGAGACCACCTACAACAACACCATCAGCATTGGACAGCTGAAAAGCGCCACGGACGGCGGCATGGTGGCGGAGCTGCGCAACTATATCGCCAACATGAACACTTCCGGCAACATGGCTCTGAACATTACCAAAGCCACCGCCTACTTAAAAGCCAGACGGAAGGATTTTGAGCGTCAGTTGGACGCAGAGGCCGCCAGGAACTACACCTCTTTGCTTGGGGAGATCCGAAATATCGAAAAAGAGATCGCCTCGCCGGAATATGAAAACCAGCTGAAAGCCTACCAGGATATGCGTTCTCAGGTGAAGAACCTTTTGATGGAAAAACAGGAGGAACGGGAGGCTCTGCTGCAGAAGATCGCAAAGGGCAGGCAGGCCCTCAGCGGGGCGCAGTTTACCGATGAAGCCTCCATCACCGCTTACCGGGACGAGGCGAAAAACACATATGCGGAATATTGTAACGTGAAGACAGCCAGCGAGAAGAAATCACGAACCGTATTTGCCATGATCGCCTTCCTGTTCGGCATCCTTTTGGGCGGCGCCGCTGTGGTGATGACGCTCCAGAACGCCGGACGGCTGGTATGGCTCACTCCCGATGTAATGTCGGATGCCATGCTTCCCTCCGCCTCCAACGCATCCATGACTGCCGCAGTCGGCAGCTTTGGCAGCTTTCTTGCAGGCGGCGCAGGCATCCTGCCCATGGTGTCTGCGATCCTGGCCCTTCTCTTTGCCATCACAGGGATCGCCCTGCTCCTTAAAAACAAGAGCCTGAAAAAAGAGGTTGCCATGGTCAGCAAGATCCTGCAGGAGATCTTCTCCAGACACCTGGGGGACTCTGCCATATCAGATGAAGCCATGAGCGCGTTTGAGGCGCGGATGACCGAGTTTCTCCGCCTCAGCCAGGTTCTGGAACGCTCAGAGGCTTCCGTGGCGGAACAGGCGGCGGAGATCGCTTCCCTCCAGGAACGGGAAACCAACTGTGACGACGTGATTTCCAAGCAGCAGAGGACCCAGTGGGAGCTGGAGAAGAAACTGGACCATCTGACTCACTGCAAAGACCAGGTAGAAGCCCTGAAACGGATTCTGACGGAAAATGAACGCATCCGCGAAGAGATCACCGCCATCGATCTTGCGCTGGATACCATGACGGAGCTTTCCGCCACCATCCGGGATTCCTTTGGCCTCTACTTAAACAAGACCGCCTCCGACTTGATCGACGGCATTACCGGAGGCATCTACAACAGCATGAGCGTGGATGAAAACCTCAATATCTTTATGAATACCCGCACCAAGCTGGTCCCCGTGGACCAGGTCTCAAGCGGCACCATGGATCAGGTTTACCTGGCGCTCCGCCTGGCAGCCGCCCGCCTGATCCAGCCGGAAGGCGACCAGATGCCGCTCATTTTTGACGACAGCTTCGTGCTCTATGACGATGAACGGCTGCGCACCGCCCTGAAATGGCTGGCAGGGGCTTACAGCACCCAGATCATCATCTTCACCTGCCACAGGAGGGAGGCGCAGATGCTGACGGCCAATCAGATTGGGTATCATCTTATTAATATGTGA
- the phoU gene encoding phosphate signaling complex protein PhoU codes for MRNRFDEQLEILNVELIRMGALCEDAISYASRTLMGEGDFSEDVYSTDKEIDQKERDIENLCMRLLLQQQPVARDLRQVSSALKMISDMERIGDQASDIVEICGYIQGREAESRLHIRDMAEATMKMVTQSIDSYVKRDLNIAHEVIRYDDVVDDLFGKVKQELIGLLSQGSTDEKMGEFCIDMLMIAKYFERIGDHATNIAEWVEFSITGAHME; via the coding sequence ATGCGCAATCGTTTTGATGAACAGCTGGAGATATTAAATGTGGAATTGATCCGTATGGGGGCCCTGTGTGAGGATGCCATCTCTTATGCGTCCAGGACCCTGATGGGCGAGGGGGATTTTTCAGAGGACGTATACAGCACGGACAAGGAAATCGATCAGAAAGAGCGGGATATTGAGAACCTGTGTATGCGGCTTTTGCTCCAGCAGCAGCCGGTGGCGCGGGACTTACGCCAGGTATCTTCGGCCCTCAAGATGATCTCCGACATGGAACGGATCGGAGACCAGGCGTCGGATATTGTGGAGATCTGCGGATATATTCAGGGACGCGAGGCGGAGAGCCGCCTGCATATCCGCGATATGGCGGAGGCCACCATGAAGATGGTGACCCAGAGTATTGATTCCTATGTAAAGCGGGATCTGAACATCGCTCATGAGGTGATCCGGTATGATGACGTGGTGGATGATCTGTTCGGGAAAGTAAAACAGGAACTGATCGGGCTTTTGAGCCAGGGCAGTACAGATGAGAAAATGGGAGAATTCTGTATTGACATGCTGATGATCGCCAAATATTTTGAGCGTATCGGCGACCATGCCACCAACATAGCGGAGTGGGTGGAATTTTCTATCACAGGAGCGCATATGGAGTGA
- the pstB gene encoding phosphate ABC transporter ATP-binding protein PstB encodes MDKLTIKDMELYYGDFKALKGIDLSIQANEITAFIGPSGCGKSTLLKSLNRMNDLVEGCKITGSILLDGEDIYGDMDINLLRKRVGMVFQKPNPFPMSVYDNIAFGPRTHGIRSKMQLDDIVEKSLRDAAIWDELKDRLKKSALGLSGGQQQRLCIARALAVQPEVLLMDEPTSALDPISTSKIEDLAVELKKDYTIVMVTHNMQQAARISDRTAFFLLGEVIEFGETESLFSMPKNKKTEDYITGRFG; translated from the coding sequence ATGGATAAGCTGACGATCAAAGATATGGAATTATATTACGGGGATTTCAAGGCTTTAAAGGGGATTGATTTGAGTATCCAGGCAAATGAGATCACCGCATTTATCGGGCCTTCCGGCTGCGGAAAGTCCACATTGTTAAAATCCTTAAACCGGATGAACGATCTGGTGGAGGGCTGTAAGATAACCGGGAGTATCCTGCTGGACGGGGAGGATATCTACGGGGATATGGACATCAACCTGCTGCGCAAGCGGGTGGGGATGGTATTTCAGAAACCGAACCCGTTTCCCATGAGCGTTTATGACAACATAGCCTTTGGCCCGCGGACCCATGGGATCCGCTCCAAGATGCAGCTTGACGATATTGTGGAGAAATCTCTGCGGGATGCGGCGATCTGGGATGAATTGAAGGACCGGCTGAAAAAAAGCGCTCTGGGGCTGTCCGGCGGGCAGCAGCAGAGGCTGTGTATTGCCCGAGCCCTTGCGGTGCAGCCGGAGGTGCTTCTGATGGATGAGCCGACTTCGGCCCTGGATCCCATTTCCACCTCCAAGATTGAAGACCTTGCTGTGGAGCTGAAAAAAGATTATACTATAGTCATGGTTACGCACAATATGCAGCAGGCTGCCCGTATATCTGACAGGACCGCTTTTTTCCTGCTGGGAGAGGTGATCGAGTTCGGGGAGACGGAAAGCTTGTTCTCCATGCCGAAGAACAAGAAGACAGAGGATTATATTACGGGGAGGTTTGGTTGA
- a CDS encoding ATP-binding protein, with product MKRKIYWNMCLVALFSMALGTLLTTWLLCHDLQKQMRQAVATEVRYLESAVEVSGEAYLAHLASRGDGNSINRITWVDADGEVLYDSYADSESLENHKERPEIIQAFQNGRGQSIRLSNTLAEQTYYNAARLSDGTVIRVASTTRSGLAALVQTVPWMILMAAGIFGVTMILAEVQTKRIVDPINRLNPDCPQEEKVYDELSPLVRRLEKQKVTIKEQMETLREKQEEFTAITENMREGFIVVDSKADVISYNSSAIRILGGGRGFRDGDADSEENANEGEDDDRKENADSRDRADSRRGANLHVLSLNRSSSFRQVVDAALKGQRGEQVLELNGRHYQIIANPVVESGDKRGAVVVILDVTEQQSREELRREFTANVSHELKTPLTSISGYAEIMKSGLVQPEDMGRFSEKIYMEAQRLITLVGDIIRLSQLDEEKIEVEKTAVDLYAAAFAVVERMKDVAKNAGVSIALGGRPAVVQGAPQILDEMIFNLCDNAIKYNKPSGRVEVTVDMEAGHPVLTVEDNGIGIPAQDKERIFERFYRVDKSHSKQIGGTGLGLSIVKHGAIYHKAKVEMESELGKGTRVRVVF from the coding sequence ATGAAACGGAAAATATACTGGAATATGTGCCTGGTGGCGCTGTTTTCCATGGCGCTCGGCACGCTCCTCACCACCTGGCTGCTGTGCCATGACCTGCAGAAGCAGATGCGTCAGGCGGTAGCCACGGAGGTGCGCTATCTGGAATCGGCTGTGGAGGTGTCGGGAGAAGCATACCTGGCCCATCTGGCAAGCCGTGGCGACGGAAACAGCATCAACCGCATTACCTGGGTGGACGCAGATGGAGAAGTGCTCTATGACAGCTACGCGGACAGTGAGAGCCTTGAGAACCATAAAGAACGGCCGGAGATCATCCAGGCCTTTCAAAATGGAAGAGGGCAGAGCATCCGCCTCTCCAATACGCTTGCAGAGCAGACCTATTACAATGCGGCCCGCCTCTCGGATGGGACGGTCATCCGCGTGGCGAGCACAACCCGGAGCGGGCTGGCAGCTCTTGTTCAGACGGTTCCGTGGATGATCCTGATGGCGGCGGGAATATTTGGAGTGACCATGATCCTGGCGGAGGTGCAGACCAAGAGGATCGTGGACCCGATCAACCGGCTGAACCCGGACTGCCCGCAGGAAGAAAAGGTGTATGACGAGCTTTCTCCGCTGGTGCGGCGGCTGGAGAAACAGAAGGTGACGATCAAAGAGCAGATGGAAACCCTCAGGGAAAAGCAGGAGGAGTTCACTGCGATCACGGAAAATATGCGGGAAGGGTTTATTGTGGTGGACAGCAAGGCGGATGTGATCTCCTACAATTCAAGCGCGATCCGGATTCTGGGAGGCGGAAGAGGGTTTCGAGACGGAGACGCCGACAGCGAAGAAAACGCCAACGAAGGAGAGGATGACGACAGAAAAGAAAATGCCGACAGCAGGGACCGCGCAGACAGCAGGCGCGGCGCGAATCTTCATGTTCTCAGCTTAAACCGTTCAAGCAGCTTCCGGCAAGTGGTGGACGCCGCTCTCAAAGGGCAGCGTGGAGAGCAGGTCCTGGAATTAAATGGCCGTCATTATCAGATCATCGCCAACCCGGTGGTGGAGTCCGGCGACAAACGGGGCGCCGTGGTAGTGATCCTGGATGTGACGGAGCAGCAGAGCCGCGAGGAGCTGCGCCGTGAGTTTACAGCCAACGTTTCCCATGAGCTGAAGACCCCGCTGACCTCTATTTCCGGTTATGCGGAGATCATGAAGAGCGGTCTGGTGCAGCCGGAGGATATGGGCAGGTTTTCGGAAAAGATCTATATGGAGGCACAGCGTCTCATCACACTGGTGGGAGATATCATCAGGCTGTCGCAGCTTGATGAGGAAAAGATTGAGGTGGAGAAGACGGCTGTGGATCTGTATGCGGCGGCATTTGCAGTGGTGGAACGTATGAAGGATGTGGCGAAGAATGCGGGAGTGTCCATTGCCCTGGGCGGCAGGCCTGCGGTGGTACAGGGTGCGCCCCAGATCCTGGATGAGATGATCTTTAACCTCTGCGACAATGCGATCAAGTATAACAAACCGTCCGGCAGGGTGGAGGTGACCGTAGATATGGAGGCGGGTCACCCGGTCCTTACTGTGGAGGACAACGGTATCGGCATCCCCGCGCAGGATAAGGAGCGCATCTTTGAACGTTTTTACCGGGTGGATAAGAGCCATTCCAAACAGATCGGCGGCACCGGCCTGGGGCTGTCCATTGTGAAGCACGGCGCTATTTATCATAAGGCAAAGGTGGAGATGGAGAGCGAGCTGGGAAAAGGGACCCGGGTGCGGGTGGTGTTTTAA
- a CDS encoding metallophosphoesterase, producing MKFIHIADVHWGMNPDNDRPWSRDRAQAIKDTFAEVIRQARARDVDCLFIAGDLFHRQPLLRDLKELNYLFSTIPGIRIVIIAGNHDRVRPSSALMSFTWCPNVTFIMEDELTTVCFDELNMEVTGFSYHTAEITESRLNNIEAPATRRIHILLAHGGDAAHLPLDKTLLSRAGFSYVALGHIHKPELAPDHSYAYPGSLEPLDKTETGQHGMIVGEISNSTFRVTSLEFVPMAQAQYVPLVVHVTPATTNGELNARITDEIQKRGTEHIYRFRVRGMRDPDIEFDFEPLTRRLQVIEVIDESEPQYDFSRLFAEHPSDMIGFYIRALQKEESSPVEKKALYYGIDALLRTTDERS from the coding sequence ATGAAATTCATCCACATTGCAGATGTCCACTGGGGCATGAACCCCGACAATGACAGGCCGTGGAGCCGCGACCGGGCGCAGGCGATCAAAGACACCTTCGCCGAAGTCATACGGCAGGCCAGGGCCAGGGACGTGGACTGCCTGTTCATCGCAGGCGACTTATTCCACCGCCAGCCTCTTCTGCGGGACTTAAAAGAGCTGAATTATCTGTTTTCCACCATACCCGGCATCCGGATTGTCATCATTGCAGGCAATCATGACCGGGTGCGGCCCAGCTCTGCCCTGATGAGTTTTACCTGGTGTCCCAACGTGACTTTTATCATGGAGGATGAACTGACCACCGTCTGCTTTGACGAACTGAATATGGAAGTGACCGGATTTTCCTACCACACTGCCGAGATCACAGAGTCCAGGCTCAACAATATCGAGGCTCCCGCCACACGGCGCATCCACATCCTGCTGGCTCACGGCGGTGACGCGGCGCATCTCCCCCTGGACAAGACCCTGCTTTCCAGAGCCGGTTTTTCCTATGTTGCTCTGGGACATATCCACAAGCCGGAGCTGGCGCCGGACCACTCCTACGCCTATCCCGGTTCTCTGGAGCCCCTGGACAAAACTGAGACCGGGCAGCACGGCATGATCGTGGGTGAGATCAGCAATTCCACCTTCCGCGTGACCTCTCTGGAGTTTGTGCCGATGGCGCAGGCCCAATATGTCCCGCTGGTGGTCCACGTAACCCCCGCCACCACAAACGGCGAGTTAAATGCGCGTATCACAGATGAGATCCAGAAGCGCGGGACCGAACATATCTACCGGTTCCGTGTCCGCGGAATGCGCGACCCTGACATTGAATTTGATTTTGAACCGCTGACAAGACGGCTGCAGGTGATCGAAGTGATCGATGAGTCGGAACCCCAGTATGATTTCAGCCGTCTGTTCGCAGAACATCCCAGCGACATGATCGGCTTTTATATCCGCGCTCTCCAGAAGGAAGAATCAAGCCCTGTGGAGAAAAAAGCGCTGTACTACGGAATTGACGCACTGCTTCGTACAACGGATGAGAGGAGTTAG
- a CDS encoding response regulator transcription factor yields MIYLVEDDNSIRELVIYTLQTTGFAAKGFACAKDFWDEMKQEAPSLVLLDIMLPDEDGLTILKKLRAGSHTAKLPVIMLTAKGTEYDRVVGLDSGADDYIPKPFGMMELVSRVRALLRRTEPEKKNGTHQVGPIVVDMGKHTVKVNDNPVTLTFKEFELLCYLMDNEGIVLTRDQLLSKIWGYDFDGETRTVDVHIRTLRQKLGVASSYIETIRGVGYKMEEIG; encoded by the coding sequence ATGATATATCTGGTTGAGGATGACAACAGTATTCGTGAGTTGGTGATCTATACGCTGCAGACAACAGGATTTGCGGCGAAGGGATTTGCATGTGCGAAGGATTTCTGGGATGAGATGAAGCAGGAGGCGCCGTCCCTGGTGCTCCTTGATATCATGCTTCCGGATGAGGATGGGCTGACGATCCTTAAGAAGCTGCGGGCGGGCAGCCACACGGCAAAGCTCCCGGTTATTATGCTGACGGCCAAAGGCACAGAGTATGACCGGGTGGTAGGGCTTGACAGCGGTGCAGATGACTATATACCCAAACCCTTTGGCATGATGGAGCTGGTTTCCAGGGTGCGGGCGCTTTTAAGGCGGACAGAACCGGAGAAGAAAAACGGGACCCATCAGGTGGGGCCCATCGTGGTAGATATGGGCAAGCACACCGTCAAGGTGAATGACAATCCGGTGACTCTGACGTTTAAGGAATTTGAACTGCTCTGTTATCTGATGGATAATGAGGGCATTGTGCTCACAAGGGACCAGCTTCTGTCGAAGATCTGGGGCTATGACTTTGACGGGGAGACCCGGACTGTGGATGTGCATATCCGTACGCTGCGCCAGAAGCTCGGAGTGGCCAGCAGTTACATTGAGACCATCCGTGGAGTGGGCTATAAGATGGAGGAGATCGGATGA
- the pstC gene encoding phosphate ABC transporter permease subunit PstC has protein sequence MRNVKEKGMHMVFLISACASILSVAMICLFLFANGVPAIGKIGVFQFLLGEKWKPGNNIYGILPMILGSIYVTAGAIVVGVPIGILTAVFMARFCPKPLYRVIKPAINLLAGIPSVVYGFFGMVVIVPVMSVLFGGSGKSMATASVLLGIMILPTIIGVSESAINAVPSSYYEGALALGASHERSVFFATLPAAKSGILAGVILGVGRAIGETMAVIMVAGNQARMPKGLFKGVRTMTANIVLEMGYATDLHREALIATAVVLFVFILIINLSFSVLSRKEGT, from the coding sequence ATGAGAAATGTGAAAGAAAAGGGAATGCACATGGTATTTTTGATCTCCGCCTGTGCATCCATCCTGTCGGTGGCGATGATCTGCCTGTTTTTGTTTGCAAACGGTGTCCCGGCGATCGGAAAGATCGGAGTCTTCCAGTTCCTTCTGGGAGAAAAATGGAAGCCGGGCAATAATATATACGGGATCCTGCCGATGATCCTGGGAAGTATCTACGTGACTGCCGGTGCCATTGTGGTGGGCGTGCCGATCGGAATCCTGACGGCGGTGTTCATGGCAAGATTTTGTCCAAAGCCATTGTACCGGGTGATCAAGCCGGCCATCAACCTGCTGGCGGGAATCCCGTCGGTGGTATACGGATTTTTCGGTATGGTGGTCATTGTGCCGGTCATGTCTGTATTGTTCGGCGGCAGTGGAAAAAGCATGGCGACGGCATCCGTACTTCTTGGGATCATGATCCTGCCGACGATCATCGGAGTGTCGGAGTCGGCGATCAACGCAGTTCCGTCCAGTTATTATGAGGGCGCTCTGGCACTGGGAGCCAGCCATGAGAGGAGTGTGTTTTTTGCCACTCTGCCCGCAGCAAAGTCCGGCATCCTGGCCGGTGTCATCCTGGGAGTGGGCCGCGCCATCGGAGAGACTATGGCGGTCATCATGGTAGCGGGAAATCAGGCGCGGATGCCAAAAGGACTGTTTAAAGGCGTGCGCACTATGACGGCGAATATTGTACTGGAGATGGGATATGCCACGGATCTGCACAGAGAAGCGCTGATCGCCACTGCGGTCGTGCTGTTCGTGTTTATCCTGATCATCAATCTATCCTTCTCCGTTCTCAGCAGAAAGGAGGGCACGTGA
- the pstA gene encoding phosphate ABC transporter permease PstA has translation MKSYRRSPLSFLLLLLVSLSALVTVLTLLFLIAYILIKGVPYLTPSLFAWEYNSENVSLMPALVNTVIMTGLSLLIAGPLGVFAAIYLVEYAKRGNRLVALVRVTAETLSGIPSIVYGLFGFLLFAVTLGWSYTIIGGAMTLAIMILPLIMRTTEEALKSVPDSYREGSFGLGAGRLRTVFQIVLPSAVPGILAGIILAVGRIVGETAALMYTAGTVAGIPDNLFGSGRTLAVHMYVLTNEGLYTNQSYATAVVLLIIVVCINALSGIIAKKVAGRS, from the coding sequence ATGAAATCTTACCGGCGGAGTCCATTGTCATTCCTGCTTCTGTTGCTGGTGAGCCTTTCAGCGCTGGTTACCGTGCTGACCCTTTTATTCCTGATCGCGTATATCCTGATAAAAGGAGTTCCCTACCTGACGCCCAGCCTGTTTGCCTGGGAATACAACAGTGAAAACGTATCCCTGATGCCGGCGCTGGTCAATACCGTTATCATGACGGGCCTGTCCCTGCTGATCGCCGGGCCGCTGGGAGTCTTTGCGGCAATCTATCTGGTAGAGTATGCAAAACGGGGCAACCGTCTGGTGGCGCTTGTGCGGGTGACTGCGGAAACTCTGTCAGGTATTCCTTCTATTGTATACGGCCTGTTTGGATTCCTGCTGTTTGCAGTAACGCTGGGCTGGTCCTATACGATCATCGGCGGAGCCATGACCCTGGCGATCATGATCCTGCCTCTGATCATGCGGACTACGGAGGAGGCATTAAAGTCCGTACCGGATTCTTACCGGGAGGGCAGCTTTGGTCTGGGGGCAGGAAGGCTGAGGACCGTGTTTCAGATCGTACTGCCGTCAGCGGTGCCGGGAATTCTTGCCGGGATCATCCTTGCGGTGGGCCGCATTGTGGGTGAGACCGCAGCTCTTATGTACACCGCCGGCACGGTGGCGGGGATTCCGGATAACCTGTTCGGCTCCGGCAGGACCCTTGCGGTGCATATGTATGTGCTGACCAACGAGGGGCTTTATACCAACCAGTCCTATGCAACAGCGGTGGTGCTTCTGATCATCGTGGTATGCATCAATGCTCTGTCCGGGATCATTGCAAAAAAGGTAGCCGGCCGGTCGTAG